Proteins from a genomic interval of Arvicola amphibius chromosome 10, mArvAmp1.2, whole genome shotgun sequence:
- the LOC119824503 gene encoding keratin-associated protein 20-2-like: MCYYGSYSGGLGYGYGGLGCGYGSYGGYGDCGGYGCYGYGCCRPLCYRRYWSYGFY, from the coding sequence ATGTGTTACTACGGCAGCTACAGTGGAGGCCTGGGCTACGGCTATGGTGGCCTAGGCTGTGGCTATGGTAGCTATGGTGGCTATGGTGACTGTGGCGGTTATGGGTGCTATGGTTATGGCTGCTGTCGCCCACTGTGCTATAGAAGGTACTGGTCCTATGGCTTCTACTGA